From Pseudomonas sp. CCI4.2, one genomic window encodes:
- a CDS encoding ABC transporter permease translates to MNAIIGNKPVAVPARSKRRLPTELSILLVLIGIGLVFEVFGWIVRDQSFLFNSQRLVLMILQVSIIGLIAIGVTQVIITTGIDLSSGSVLALSAMIAASLAQSSDYTRAVFPSLTDLPVWIPVAVGMGVGLLAGAINGSIIAITGIPPFIATLGMMVSARGLARFYTAGQPVSMLNDSYTAIGQGAMPVIIFLATAVVFHIALRYTKYGKYTYAIGGNMQAARTSGINVKRHLIIVYSIAGLLAGLAGVVASARAATGQAGMGVSYELDAIAAAVIGGTSLSGGVGRITGTVIGALILGVMASGFTFVGVDAYIQDIIKGLIIVVAVVIDQYRNKRKIKR, encoded by the coding sequence ATGAACGCAATTATTGGCAACAAACCTGTCGCTGTCCCGGCAAGGTCTAAACGGCGTTTGCCTACCGAACTGAGCATTTTGTTGGTGCTGATCGGTATCGGCCTGGTCTTTGAAGTGTTTGGTTGGATCGTTCGTGATCAGAGCTTTTTGTTCAACTCGCAACGTTTGGTACTGATGATCCTGCAAGTCTCGATCATCGGTTTGATCGCCATTGGTGTGACCCAAGTCATTATCACCACCGGTATCGATTTGTCCTCCGGTTCGGTATTGGCGCTGTCAGCGATGATTGCCGCGAGCCTGGCGCAAAGCTCCGATTACACCCGTGCGGTGTTCCCATCGCTCACTGATTTGCCGGTCTGGATTCCGGTGGCGGTTGGCATGGGCGTGGGGCTGCTGGCCGGTGCCATTAACGGCAGTATTATCGCCATTACCGGCATTCCGCCCTTTATCGCCACTTTGGGCATGATGGTCTCGGCGCGTGGCTTGGCGCGCTTCTACACCGCAGGCCAGCCCGTGAGCATGTTGAACGACTCCTACACGGCTATCGGTCAGGGCGCGATGCCGGTCATTATTTTCCTGGCGACGGCGGTGGTGTTCCATATCGCCCTGCGCTACACCAAGTACGGCAAATACACCTACGCCATCGGTGGCAACATGCAGGCGGCGCGCACCTCCGGGATCAATGTCAAACGGCATTTGATCATTGTCTACAGCATTGCCGGTCTGCTGGCGGGGTTGGCAGGCGTCGTCGCTTCAGCGCGGGCAGCCACCGGGCAAGCCGGTATGGGCGTGTCCTACGAACTGGATGCGATTGCCGCAGCCGTCATTGGCGGCACCAGCCTGTCAGGGGGGGTAGGGCGTATTACCGGCACGGTCATCGGTGCTTTGATTCTGGGTGTCATGGCCAGCGGTTTTACGTTTGTTGGTGTCGATGCGTATATCCAGGACATCATCAAGGGCCTGATCATTGTCGTTGCCGTCGTCATCGACCAATACCGCAACAAACGCAAAATCAAACGTTGA
- a CDS encoding TraR/DksA family transcriptional regulator — MTKDKLLAMPADDYMNSEQHAFFVALLQSMKVEIHERIDQSRIAIESLDTPADPADAASVEEERHWLVNIIDRDQRMLPQLEMALSRISDDSFGWCDDSGEAIGLKRLLISPTTKYCIEAQERHEQIDKHQRQA; from the coding sequence ATGACAAAGGACAAGTTGCTGGCGATGCCAGCCGATGACTACATGAATTCCGAGCAGCACGCCTTCTTCGTTGCGCTGCTGCAATCCATGAAAGTCGAGATCCATGAGCGTATCGATCAAAGCCGTATCGCTATCGAAAGCCTGGACACGCCCGCTGACCCTGCCGATGCGGCTTCGGTCGAAGAGGAACGTCACTGGCTGGTCAACATCATTGATCGTGACCAGCGCATGCTTCCACAACTGGAAATGGCGCTTTCGCGCATTTCCGATGACAGCTTTGGCTGGTGCGACGACAGCGGCGAGGCCATTGGCCTTAAACGCTTGCTGATCAGCCCGACCACCAAGTACTGCATCGAAGCTCAAGAGCGTCACGAGCAAATCGACAAGCACCAGCGTCAGGCCTGA